The segment CACAGTCTTGAAAATAGAAGATACTTACTGGATACGCAGCGCAAACATGGACTCCGTATTTTCGAGTTGTCGCAAGACTATCTATCGGTAGATAAACTCGTCCATTTATTCCCTGAAAACTTCGAGAGCCCAGCCATGATCAAGCAGAATGGATTATACTACTTGTTCGGTTCGCAACTGACGTGTAAGCGCTCCACATGACTATTTTGAAGGGTTCTTCCCTAATCGTTTTACAGACTGGTATGCGAATGACAATAAATACACGACTTCAACATCCTTGTCGGGCCCTTGGTCACCATGGGAGCCCTTTGCCGACGTCGGGACCAACACCTACGACTCGCAAGTCACATTTGTCTTACCCACGGGGTCTGGGACGCTCTACTTGGGAGACCGATGGGAATTTCCACCGCTCCCGCGTAGCACGTACGTGTGGCTAATGCTCAATATCGACGGTACCAAGGTCACAATGCCTCCCGCCACAAGCTTTGTCCTTGACCAACAAGATGGAGCGGCGGGGACGCGTTTCACGAACAAGATGTTGAAGCAGTCTACGAACGGTGAAAATGGCCGCAACACAGATGGAGATAAACAGAGATTGGCCAACTTTGAGTTCGAGACAAGCATGGAAAGTGGCGCATCTACACTGGTCTTTCAGTATACAACTGAAGGTGACAAGGAGCAAAGCGTTCTCGTGATGATCGATGACGATTTCAAACAACAGGTGGCCTTCCTTGCAAGTCCAGGGCCTGACAAAGTCGCTTTGAGTACGGTTCATGTGATGAAAGGGTTCTCAAAGGGAACACATTCCGTTACGGTAGTGGGCTCTAGCGGTCAAGGAACAGATCTTCGTATTGATGGACTCATCATCCCAAATATTTAGCATTTGGCAATAAAACCAAGGTTACCCACGACCATATAATCGAACATGTTTATGCTAAACGTGCAGTTGTGCTTATTGTCGATAGGGATCACTTGAGGCACAAATTCGCATATTTGTCATTCGTTGCCATTTAAATTGACAGAAATTATCACCGACCGAACGTACCCCTAGAACCAACTGTACGCGCTTTTCAGTGAGTAACTCATAGAGTCGCTTCCGTAAGTCCTCCAGCTGGTGGCAAGATTCATGCCGCCCTTACTCTGAGCATGGCTGAAGCGTGGTGAATCATGCGAAATTGGCCGTCCGGTCAATACCGAGTGAAGGTATCTCAGACACGACGCGAAAGTCTAATCCGATCAGATGAGGTCTGGAACACCCTTGCCAGAAATTTGCAATTTTCTTGTCAAGGCGCTCATGTTGACAGACCTGGGTCTGGGTCATGGCGAAAGAATGAGAGACAGCATTAAGGAGCGGTGATTGGCTGGGTGGTAGTGGTACAGACGCGGTTCTAGACTATCGAAAACTTGCTGTCCATGTGCACTACTAGGCTGCCGTCTAGACTGATCTAATGCTCTCCACGAGACAGCATGAGTTTGGCATTTCGTGGTATCAAATACCGAGAATTGATGGTGACTAGCAGTAAAGCGAAGCGAAGcaaacaaagcaaagcaaggcGAAAGGTATCGGCGTGAACAAGCCACAAGCCACAAGCGAGAATGAACGGTCCACGCCGAGGAAATCTCTCGCGGTTTAGGGAACGCCACTGCACACAGACCCATCACATTTAGCCGGTTGGGGAGCAAGTGTAACCGCTTGTAGGGTTCTGTCGTCTGTAGAGCCGTGTTGGGCAAAGGGGGGTTAAGCATTTCCGTTGGTACCGAGTAATGTACAAGGTGACCCAGGGGCCTAGGCTTGCCTCTGCACTACCCCATATCCTCTCTTTCAATCCAAGCGCTAATCCGCATCACCCCATACCCCATACCCCAGCTTAGTATCCGTACTGTACCACCCCGCTCGTCAACCATTATAGCGAATTCCCAGAACCTTAATCCATCACCTCTAGAGCAGCCGCACACTCGGGGCTTCTCCTGATGATTTAAAGACCCACGCTGCTCTCTGGTAAATCTCTTATTGCTTCAGAGTCCAAGCAAGCTCACGCTTTAGCATCAAAGAGCTCAAGcatccttttcttttcttttcgttGCACTCAATCGCCCCCATACTGCCCATCGTCATTATGGCTCTGATGTCAAGTGCCGAGAAAGACGTCAGCAGATCCGGCGACGCTGTCGAGCATCATGAAGTTGCTGGAGATGATCTTCAGCCCCCCAAGGAGCTTACTTCAGAGGCTGCTGCCAGGGGACAAGGTATCTCTGGATATGAGGAGCTGACGCCTTGGGAAACTATCAAAAAGTTCAAGATGAACGCTGCTGTTTGTTTCGCCGTCACCGTCAGTGCAGCTACAGATGGCTACCAGATCGGGTATGTGTTCCATATCACTCCTACCTTTGCTCACCTTGGTGCTCTTGGAAACAGCCACTAATGCTAGACTCGCCCAGACTCATTGGAAACATCATTGCAAACTCGGGTTTCGTCGAGCAGTTCGGTACTCAGCACACCGAGGAGGGTGTTGTCTTGGCGTCGTCTGTTCTGAGTGCGTGGAACTCTATCGGATCCGGCGGTCAAGTCGTCGGAATGGTAACCTTGCCTTTCCTCTCGGACAGGTTCGGCAGGAAAGCAGCCATGTACTGGTTATGGTTCCTTCTCGCCATCAGCGTCATGCTCGAGTGTGTTGCCAAAGAATGGAGGCTCTGGTTGGTTGCAAAGCTCTTTGGAGGTATTGGTGTTGGCTGTCTGCAGTCGACAATCCCAACCTACGTCTCTGAGGTGGCACCTCCCCGCGTACGAGGTGTCTTTCTCATGTGCTACAGTCTCTGGTGGATCATCGGACAGTTCTTCGCTCCAGTTGCTCTCCAGGTCATGCACGCCCAAGACCCAACTAATTATCTCACCCCGGTCTATACTCAGTGGTCTCAGATTGGGCTGATGCTCATCATCTACCTTATGCTGCCCGAGTCCCCCGCTTGGTGTGTTTCTCGAGGCAAAAGCCATCGGGCCAGAAAGTCACTCCGGGTCTTGTACCGCGGCGTGGAAGGCTTCGACGTGGACCATCACATTAGCCTTATCCAGATCAACCTTGAGCACGAACGCGCCATCGCCCAAGAGCAGAAAAATGAGAAGTGGTACTCTATCTTCAAGGGGCGCGACGGCCTTCGAACACTCATCTCATGCTGGACTCTTATGACACAGCAGTTTATCGGTCttggcatcttcttcggcTACGCTACCTACTTCTTCCAGCAGGCCGGACTCAAGGACCCCTTCAAGATCACCTGCATTACATCGGGTATCAATATTTTCTTTAGCATTCTAGTCATCTATGCGTCGGATGTCTTTGGTCGCCGATGGCTTGCTTGTTATGGAACCACTATTTGCTGGACCTGCTGCGTGGTTGTCGGTATTCTCGGAGTCGTGCCCGAGACCAATGCAACCAACTacgtctttgttctcttCGCTTGTATCTGGAGTGAGCCTTCTGACAATTTAACAAAACTTGATATCATACTAACTTCACTACTTAGATATCGGTCTGGTTGCTAACGGAGCTACTGGTTGGGGTTTTATTGGTGAGATTTCTTCTCAGAGACTACGACCTTACACAGCTGgctttgctgctgcttctaCCTGTGTTATGGGCATTGTTTTTGGTGTCCTAATTCCTTATATGATCAACGCCCATCAGTGGAACTGGGGTCTCAAGACCAGCTGGTTCTTCGCTGGCCTAGGAGCGCCATTTACCTTGGCCATGTGGTTCCTGATCCCTGAGACATCTGGGTATGTTTTACACACAATACTTCTTTCAAGGGTGAGTCTGATACTGACATTACACTAGTCGAACTGCCGCCGAACTCGACGAGCTTTTCGAGCGAAAGATCAAGCCGTATAGGTTCCACAAGACCATCACTACCACTCAGCGCATTGTTCGGGTTAACAAGGGTGAAGAAGCATGAATGAGTGAACATAGTCAAAAGGAGACTGATGGAGAATGTTCGGCATTTCGGTTTGTCGCCATGCTCAGCTTCTTATCCAGAAGTCAGGCCATTTCCTTTCTTCTATCTATTTTGGGCGCCTCTGATGGGCCAGCAAGCTTCCATTGTGGCTGGGTTGTACTCTGTGAAACCTCTTTTTCAGCAAGATATGAGACGTTGCTTCGTCTGGTTAATTCCGTGTAATATTTATCCGTACGGTCTGACAGAATTATTGTACCTTACTATCTTCCAGATCTCTAGGTGGAAGACGGAATATAACATGCTGTTGGAATTACTGGCCAGTTTCCCCATCGAAGTTCTGCTTGTATGTGTCTGTTTTCTAGCTCCAGGCAGACCGAGTGTTATCTTGGTGTGCTTCATTAAAAAGACACAAGATATCTAACCAACGACTTACGGAAACTACCCTGTGACTTGCTGTGTACTATCTGTGACCGCATTCGGCTTCATATTTTGACTTCCTTAGGCTATGAAGAgaatttaagtatttaacCTTGATAAAAAGGATAAGAGAGTATGTATCTCTTAATTCTTGAAGGATGCCACGATCCTCTTGTggaaacatcaacaagacctCGCCAACATGGCTCGATGACTTGCAAGACTTCGCCTATCCGTCCCCAGTTTCTGTTCTTTCCACCACGTTCCAGTGATATGTTTGACTTTGCTCTTCTGAATTCTCAGTACGCATacattcttcttcttctctttgcaGACAACTTTCTCGGAGAGCGGCCAAGTGGGAACTATATCAACTCCACCGATCTAATACCCTAGATGTGCATAGTACTTGAGAAACTTTCCTTCTCCAACGAATTGAGCGTACCTGGCCAGATCATATTGATCTCACTGCTGCAGCCGGCCATTGCAAGAAGTCAGCATAGTCGTCGGTTATATACATCTCTGATGCCCGAAGAATGTGTTCAGCCCAGCCATGCAGGAACCAGTCTCTTTTCAAGGTTTTAATCAGAGGGGCGTAATAGGCTAGTAGGAGCAATGCTATGGGTTCTTTTCTCTGTAGGCACTCCACAAATGAATCATCCATCAGGTAAATCCATATAAGGACTGCTTTGTGATGCAAGGGTGCTTGGACGGATCCATCGTTATCACCAAATGTAACCTCGTAGATAGCAGTAAGCATCTGCAGGGAGTCTACATAGACACCATTGCTCGACGTTGCAGTTGGCATTACCAAGTCGTGTAGTCTTGCAACAGGGCCAGTCCAGTCAACTCTTACGAAGCCCCTGCAGACACAGGTCGGACGAGGGTCTTCAGGTGGTATGCCACTATTACTACCAAAAGGCTCCGTATGTCCTGAGAACAGGACACTTTCGTCGTAAAGCTCTCGTATCAGTCGCGCACCACGTGCTAGTGGAAGCCATTTGTGAGAGGATGTACCCCCTGCAGAACATACAAAAAGATCGTCAGGACCGCTTGGTCCCGCGGCAAATGAACAGAAGCACACCAGTATGGTTGATACGTAAAGGCTGCCACAAGTCGATGTGTTAATGGCGGATAAGGCTTCATTTGCCTGGGTGAGACCAGTAGTGAAGTGATGTCTAGCGAGGAAGGTGTAGCGGGCTTTGCCGGGCTCTGTTTCGGACGCTAGAAATGCCAGGTGATATGCCGcaagggagagagagagatgGAGCAGATAGGGGTACGAGATCGCGAGTAGCGTTGCATTTCGCGACCAGAACTTGACAATTGGGTGATTAGGGTCATCGGAGCCGCCAAGATTGGGCCCAGTGCAAGTGATGAACTGATGCAGCAACTCAGCCTGAGCGATGTTAAGTTCGGTATCTGAGGAACGCAGTGCCTGGCTAGACTCCGGTTGAACGTGTGTCTCTGATGCAAGGCCTTGAGTGGTCCAGTCCTTACGCGGCCGACCTCGCTTACGTCTTGCTGAGGCGACGGGTGCGGGCTCTGTGTCAACTTGAGGAACAACTGTGGGTGGCGATACGGATATGCTTTGCCGAAGATTCCGATAACGACAATCCAAGCGAAATCGGTCGCAATTTGTGCACCTGGGCTGAGACTCGTCACACTGGAATGCCTGGTGGTGAGTATTGGTATACGCGGATGGACCAATTGaccaaccttgaccttgcgcAGCTTGCAGTTGATGCAACCATTTCTTGACTTTTGGTGAGGCTTTTTCTTGAGCCGTTGACTTGGCAACATTGTGGGAACTGGCGCAATTACAGTAATGTCAAATCGCGACCCAGATGTGATGTATCTACTATGGAGTAATCGAAGATTGTCCAGTCGGCGCAAGAGAATATTTGTTGATTTTTCGCATACGTGGTCAAGCTAGGTAGTTATAGCTTCCCTGTCAGCTCTCTTCGGCCTTAAAGTCCAGGCATATGATCTTGTTTCTGGTGCTACGCTTGGTAACTTTAGGAATGGTCAAAACTGCGGAGTAAGATTATCAATCGTGCAGTCCAATCGGCGACTTCTCGTTTATGTATCTTTGCAACAAGTGGGTACGCTATgtgttagattggcggctgggaatgggctccacttcccttactgcaatattattcttgtatccaaaagaggggtttcacccctctttgacagactgatcaaagaatcaagtcgacgatcaataacatcacaacattctgctccaca is part of the Fusarium oxysporum Fo47 chromosome VII, complete sequence genome and harbors:
- a CDS encoding glycosyl hydrolase, producing the protein MAQRSHLQIYPGATWTADNGQHIQAHGGGIIKVGERYYWHGEDKTEGTNFRNINCYSSNDLVDWHYEGAALTRQESGDLGPERVVERPKVIFNKSTNKYVMWMHIDDPVYSHALVGVATGDTVNGRFSYHGSFRPMGCASRDMGVFVDDDDKAYLMSEDRKHGLRIFELSQDYLSVDKLVHLFPENFESPAMIKQNGLYYLFGSQLTYWYANDNKYTTSTSLSGPWSPWEPFADVGTNTYDSQVTFVLPTGSGTLYLGDRWEFPPLPRSTYVWLMLNIDGTKVTMPPATSFVLDQQDGAAGTRFTNKMLKQSTNGENGRNTDGDKQRLANFEFETSMESGASTLVFQYTTEGDKEQSVLVMIDDDFKQQVAFLASPGPDKVALSTVHVMKGFSKGTHSVTVVGSSGQGTDLRIDGLIIPNI
- a CDS encoding general substrate transporter, with protein sequence MALMSSAEKDVSRSGDAVEHHEVAGDDLQPPKELTSEAAARGQGISGYEELTPWETIKKFKMNAAVCFAVTVSAATDGYQIGLIGNIIANSGFVEQFGTQHTEEGVVLASSVLSAWNSIGSGGQVVGMVTLPFLSDRFGRKAAMYWLWFLLAISVMLECVAKEWRLWLVAKLFGGIGVGCLQSTIPTYVSEVAPPRVRGVFLMCYSLWWIIGQFFAPVALQVMHAQDPTNYLTPVYTQWSQIGLMLIIYLMLPESPAWCVSRGKSHRARKSLRVLYRGVEGFDVDHHISLIQINLEHERAIAQEQKNEKWYSIFKGRDGLRTLISCWTLMTQQFIGLGIFFGYATYFFQQAGLKDPFKITCITSGINIFFSILVIYASDVFGRRWLACYGTTICWTCCVVVGILGVVPETNATNYVFVLFACIWNIGLVANGATGWGFIGEISSQRLRPYTAGFAAASTCVMGIVFGVLIPYMINAHQWNWGLKTSWFFAGLGAPFTLAMWFLIPETSGRTAAELDELFERKIKPYRFHKTITTTQRIVRVNKGEEA